Proteins encoded together in one Mycobacterium noviomagense window:
- a CDS encoding MoaD/ThiS family protein, whose amino-acid sequence MVYDDPGDVRVTVRYFAAARAAAGAESETVCVRPGATVAELVDGLGARNSQLATVLSRCSYLCDGIAVRDVQTALHSGETIDVLPPFAGG is encoded by the coding sequence ATGGTCTACGACGATCCCGGCGACGTCCGGGTCACTGTCCGCTACTTCGCGGCGGCGCGCGCGGCCGCCGGCGCCGAGTCGGAAACGGTCTGCGTGCGGCCGGGAGCCACCGTGGCCGAGCTGGTCGACGGCTTGGGAGCCAGGAATTCGCAGTTGGCGACGGTGCTGAGCCGCTGTTCCTACCTGTGCGACGGTATCGCCGTCCGGGACGTACAGACGGCCCTTCACTCCGGCGAGACGATCGATGTGCTGCCCCCATTCGCCGGCGGTTAA
- a CDS encoding transglycosylase family protein → MSGRHRKPTTSNVSVAKIAVTGAVIGGGGMALAAHASAATDGEWDRVARCESGGNWSINTGNGYQGGLQFTPGTWAAHGGGQYAPSAHMATREQQIAVAERVLATQGRGAWPVCGGPLSSPTPRNVLTSAPVNQPADDQPADGPAVTGEPGAFDAPPPEAAPPADPTPPDAPAPPVELATDDHSAPAAEPAAFDASAPAAEPAPVAEPAPVAEPAPVAEPAAVAEAAPVEPAAPVEPAAVEAPAEEPAPPVDPTSVQAPVEEPAPPVETAAVEAPAEEPAAPVEPAAVDQAPPADAPEVHQAQAVSYWAAPAPSDPAPGLPIDPAAAGSAAHDLQLPPQLAPMLDPANMPNTSGLPATAPQNMDSGFLKDLWQAIQAQGVNGNGALAALGQRPQAGQ, encoded by the coding sequence ATGAGCGGACGGCATCGTAAGCCCACGACATCGAATGTCAGCGTTGCCAAAATCGCCGTTACCGGAGCCGTCATCGGGGGCGGCGGCATGGCTTTGGCGGCCCATGCATCCGCGGCGACTGATGGCGAATGGGATCGCGTAGCGCGTTGTGAATCCGGCGGCAACTGGTCGATCAACACGGGCAACGGCTACCAGGGTGGCTTGCAGTTCACGCCAGGCACCTGGGCCGCTCACGGTGGTGGCCAGTACGCCCCGTCAGCGCACATGGCCACCCGCGAGCAGCAGATCGCCGTCGCCGAGCGGGTGCTGGCCACGCAGGGCCGCGGGGCCTGGCCGGTGTGTGGTGGGCCGTTGTCGAGCCCCACGCCGCGCAACGTACTCACCAGCGCGCCGGTGAACCAGCCAGCGGACGACCAGCCGGCGGACGGCCCGGCTGTGACCGGCGAGCCCGGGGCCTTCGACGCTCCGCCGCCCGAAGCGGCGCCTCCCGCCGACCCCACACCGCCCGATGCACCGGCTCCGCCGGTCGAGCTGGCTACCGACGACCACTCCGCTCCAGCGGCTGAGCCTGCCGCATTCGACGCCTCGGCACCGGCTGCCGAGCCCGCACCGGTTGCCGAACCCGCGCCGGTTGCCGAACCCGCGCCGGTTGCCGAACCCGCGGCAGTCGCCGAAGCCGCGCCGGTCGAGCCAGCAGCTCCCGTGGAGCCCGCCGCTGTCGAGGCGCCGGCCGAGGAGCCTGCGCCACCGGTCGACCCCACCTCCGTCCAGGCGCCGGTCGAGGAGCCTGCGCCACCGGTCGAGACCGCCGCGGTCGAGGCACCGGCCGAAGAGCCTGCCGCACCGGTCGAGCCGGCCGCGGTCGACCAAGCGCCTCCCGCCGACGCGCCGGAGGTCCACCAGGCCCAAGCGGTCTCCTATTGGGCCGCCCCTGCGCCGAGTGATCCCGCACCGGGGCTGCCGATTGATCCGGCCGCTGCCGGCTCGGCGGCGCACGACCTGCAGCTCCCGCCGCAACTTGCGCCCATGCTCGACCCGGCGAATATGCCCAACACGTCTGGGCTGCCGGCGACCGCTCCGCAGAACATGGATTCCGGCTTCCTGAAGGACCTGTGGCAAGCCATTCAGGCGCAGGGTGTCAACGGCAACGGCGCGCTAGCGGCGCTTGGTCAACGGCCTCAGGCCGGCCAGTAA
- a CDS encoding molybdenum cofactor biosynthesis protein MoaE: MTLVLRAELTEEPILLADHEELVSHQAAGAVVGFVGMIRDHDGGRQVLRLEYSAHPSASQVLSDVLSQIAEQSRGVRAIAASHRIGALQIGEAALVAAVAADHRRAAFETCAHLVDTIKARLPVWKHQFFADGTDEWVGSA, from the coding sequence ATGACCTTGGTGTTGCGAGCGGAGCTCACCGAAGAGCCGATCCTGCTGGCCGACCATGAAGAACTGGTGAGCCATCAGGCTGCTGGCGCAGTGGTCGGCTTCGTCGGCATGATCCGCGACCACGACGGCGGGCGACAGGTGCTGCGGCTGGAATACTCGGCGCACCCGTCGGCCAGTCAGGTGCTGTCCGACGTGCTGAGTCAGATCGCCGAGCAGTCGCGGGGGGTGCGGGCGATCGCTGCCAGTCACCGGATCGGCGCGCTGCAGATCGGTGAGGCGGCGTTGGTCGCCGCGGTCGCCGCCGACCATCGCCGCGCGGCGTTCGAGACCTGTGCTCACCTCGTCGACACCATCAAGGCGCGGTTACCGGTGTGGAAGCACCAGTTCTTCGCCGATGGCACCGACGAATGGGTGGGTTCGGCCTGA
- a CDS encoding MogA/MoaB family molybdenum cofactor biosynthesis protein, translating to MGARSARVIIASTRASAGVYDDRCGPIIAEWLEQHGFSAVQPQVVADGDPVGQALRDAVGEGVDLIITSGGTGISPSDDTPAQTASVLDYEVPGLADAIRRSGLPKVPTSVLSRGLCGVAGRTLIVNLPGSPGGVRDGLGILADVLDHALDQLAGKDHSR from the coding sequence ATGGGCGCCCGATCCGCGCGAGTCATCATCGCTTCCACCCGCGCATCTGCCGGCGTGTACGACGACCGGTGCGGGCCGATCATCGCCGAATGGCTTGAACAGCATGGGTTTTCGGCTGTACAGCCGCAGGTGGTTGCCGACGGCGATCCGGTGGGTCAGGCGCTGCGCGACGCCGTCGGCGAGGGTGTCGATCTGATCATCACCTCTGGCGGCACCGGTATCTCGCCGAGCGATGACACTCCGGCTCAGACCGCGTCGGTGCTCGACTACGAGGTTCCCGGGCTGGCCGATGCGATCCGCCGTTCGGGCCTGCCCAAGGTGCCGACGTCGGTGCTGTCCCGGGGGTTATGTGGCGTCGCCGGGCGGACGTTGATCGTCAACCTTCCCGGCTCGCCCGGCGGGGTGCGCGACGGGCTCGGGATACTCGCCGATGTGCTCGACCACGCGCTGGACCAACTCGCCGGAAAAGACCATTCGCGATGA